Proteins from a single region of Pseudarthrobacter sp. NIBRBAC000502772:
- a CDS encoding phosphoketolase — MAGSMGQDSLGQETLDLVDRWWRAANYLSVGQIYLRSNPLLREPLAADHTKSRLLGHWGTTPGLNFVYAHLNRVIRRDQQEMLFVAGPGHGGPAVVANAWLEGTYSEIYGQVGPDEAGMAELFRQFSYPGGIPSHAAPETPGSISEGGELGYALAHAYGSVFDNPQLITAVVIGDGEAETGPLAASWHSHNFLDPAADGAVLPILHLNGYKIANPTILARMPQEQLEQLLRGYGHEPYFVTVEDPNDTEQAHRDFAAAVDTCLTGIRAIQDSRRGGAGGTADDGGTAAGAAGSGASPHWPMIVLRSPKGWTGPRIVDGLQVEGTWRSHQVPLAEVRTNGAHLKQLEEWLNSYRPEELFDAEGRLRPDVATNAPTGNLRMSATPHANGGLLRTPLKLPAYAAHAVDVAAPGTERVSPMITLGSWMRDVISLNMENFRLFGPDETASNRLQAVYEVTDKVWQYRIDDVDEHLARSGRVLEVLSEHLCQGWLEGYLLSGRHGVFSCYEAFIHIVDSMFNQHAKWLKVHRKLPWRQPVASLNYLLSSHVWQQDHNGFSHQDPGFIDHAVNKKAEVIRVYLPPDVNTLLSVMEHCLASTDYVNIVVSGKQPSPPWLGPADAANHCRRGLGIWEFAGSEVPGEDPDVVLACAGDVPTVETVAAAELLKRGVPGLKVRVVNVVDLMRLQDVSEHPHGLPASDFDGIFTPDKPIIFAYHGYPSLIHRLAYRRTNQDGLHVRGYKEEGTTTTPFDMAMLNGIDRFQLAIDAIDRVPGLAEKHSLLRQDLQDRRIQARGHTRTHGEDAEEIRNWTLKAQKEGS; from the coding sequence ATGGCCGGCAGCATGGGGCAGGACAGTTTGGGGCAGGAAACACTGGACCTCGTGGACCGTTGGTGGCGGGCCGCGAACTACCTTTCCGTGGGGCAGATCTACCTGCGCTCAAATCCGCTGCTGCGGGAACCCCTTGCTGCGGACCACACCAAATCCAGGCTCCTGGGCCACTGGGGCACCACTCCCGGGCTGAACTTTGTGTACGCACACCTCAACCGTGTGATCCGCCGGGACCAACAGGAGATGCTCTTCGTTGCCGGCCCGGGCCATGGCGGTCCTGCTGTTGTGGCGAACGCCTGGCTTGAGGGCACGTACTCGGAAATCTACGGCCAGGTGGGCCCCGACGAGGCAGGAATGGCCGAACTCTTCCGCCAGTTTTCCTACCCTGGCGGCATTCCCAGCCACGCGGCGCCGGAAACCCCGGGTTCCATCAGCGAAGGCGGTGAACTCGGGTACGCGCTGGCCCACGCCTACGGGTCCGTGTTCGACAATCCCCAGCTGATCACCGCCGTCGTGATCGGCGACGGCGAGGCCGAAACGGGGCCGCTCGCGGCGAGCTGGCACTCGCACAACTTCCTGGATCCGGCCGCGGATGGTGCCGTTCTGCCCATCCTGCACCTGAACGGCTACAAGATCGCCAACCCCACTATCCTGGCGCGCATGCCGCAGGAACAGCTGGAGCAGCTGCTGCGCGGTTACGGCCACGAACCGTATTTCGTGACCGTCGAGGACCCGAACGACACGGAGCAGGCGCACCGGGACTTCGCGGCCGCCGTCGACACCTGCCTGACCGGGATCCGCGCCATCCAGGACTCCCGCCGGGGCGGGGCGGGCGGGACAGCGGACGACGGCGGCACTGCGGCCGGTGCCGCAGGAAGCGGCGCTTCGCCGCACTGGCCCATGATTGTGCTGCGCTCGCCCAAGGGCTGGACGGGACCGCGGATAGTGGACGGACTCCAGGTGGAGGGCACCTGGCGGAGCCACCAGGTCCCGCTGGCGGAAGTCCGCACCAACGGCGCACACCTGAAACAGCTGGAGGAGTGGCTGAACTCCTACCGTCCGGAGGAGCTGTTCGACGCCGAGGGCAGGCTCAGGCCCGACGTAGCCACGAATGCGCCCACCGGAAACCTCCGGATGAGCGCCACCCCGCACGCCAACGGCGGACTCCTTCGCACACCGCTGAAGCTGCCCGCCTACGCAGCCCACGCCGTCGACGTCGCGGCGCCGGGAACCGAACGGGTCAGCCCCATGATCACCCTGGGCTCGTGGATGCGGGACGTTATCTCTCTGAACATGGAGAACTTCCGCCTCTTCGGGCCGGATGAGACAGCATCCAACCGGCTTCAGGCCGTCTACGAAGTGACGGACAAGGTCTGGCAGTACCGGATTGACGACGTCGACGAGCACCTTGCGCGTTCGGGCCGGGTTCTGGAGGTGCTCAGCGAGCACCTGTGCCAGGGCTGGCTGGAAGGGTACCTCCTGTCCGGCCGGCACGGGGTGTTCAGCTGTTACGAGGCCTTCATCCACATTGTGGATTCCATGTTCAACCAGCACGCCAAGTGGCTCAAGGTCCACCGCAAGCTCCCGTGGCGCCAGCCCGTGGCGTCGCTGAACTACCTGCTCTCGTCCCATGTGTGGCAGCAGGACCACAACGGTTTTTCGCATCAGGATCCCGGCTTCATCGATCACGCGGTGAACAAGAAAGCCGAGGTCATCCGGGTGTACCTGCCGCCGGACGTGAACACGCTGCTCTCGGTCATGGAGCACTGCCTGGCATCCACCGATTACGTGAACATTGTGGTCAGCGGCAAGCAGCCGTCGCCCCCCTGGCTGGGCCCGGCCGACGCAGCGAACCACTGCCGCCGCGGCCTGGGCATCTGGGAATTCGCGGGTTCGGAGGTGCCAGGGGAGGACCCGGACGTTGTTCTGGCCTGTGCCGGGGATGTGCCTACTGTGGAAACAGTGGCCGCGGCCGAACTGCTGAAGCGGGGCGTCCCGGGGCTGAAGGTCCGCGTGGTCAACGTGGTTGACCTGATGCGGCTCCAGGACGTGAGTGAGCACCCGCACGGCCTTCCGGCGTCGGACTTTGACGGCATCTTTACCCCGGACAAACCGATCATCTTCGCCTACCACGGCTATCCCTCGCTGATCCACCGGCTGGCCTACCGCCGGACCAACCAGGACGGCCTGCACGTCCGCGGCTACAAGGAGGAAGGGACCACCACCACGCCGTTCGACATGGCCATGCTCAACGGGATCGACCGCTTCCAGCTGGCCATCGACGCCATTGACCGCGTACCCGGCCTGGCCGAAAAGCACTCGCTGCTGCGGCAGGACCTTCAGGACCGGCGGATCCAGGCCCGCGGACACACCCGCACGCACGGCGAGGACGCGGAGGAGATCCGGAACTGGACGCTGAAGGCCCAAAAGGAAGGCAGCTAG
- a CDS encoding DUF429 domain-containing protein, whose product MRTLGVDLAAATKKTAVAVLEWGAGIARLEHLALDVHDREIVELFGASSMTAIDCPVGWPDAFLPFLTGHLNFDAHPVLDHDGIEGRRLLAYRETDRFVTGHTGLIPLSVSADRLAHPAMRCAVIQAKIAAEYGPQARDGSGRLAEVYPAASLKVWGLQARGYKGRGTPESERLGVLLEQLVAAAPWLDLAGNEDRLAASDDLIDAVIASLTARAVAATQTLRPPDLYAAAALTEGWIHVPSGQLADLLA is encoded by the coding sequence ATGAGGACACTGGGCGTCGATCTGGCAGCGGCGACCAAAAAGACGGCCGTCGCCGTCTTGGAATGGGGTGCTGGCATTGCGCGCCTGGAGCACCTCGCCCTCGACGTGCATGACAGGGAAATTGTGGAACTGTTCGGCGCCAGTTCGATGACCGCGATCGACTGCCCAGTTGGCTGGCCGGACGCCTTCTTGCCGTTCCTGACAGGACACCTGAATTTTGACGCGCATCCAGTCCTGGACCACGACGGCATCGAGGGACGCCGACTGCTGGCCTACCGGGAAACTGACCGCTTCGTCACGGGGCACACCGGGCTGATTCCGCTAAGCGTCTCCGCCGACCGGCTCGCCCACCCGGCCATGCGGTGTGCTGTGATACAGGCCAAGATCGCCGCTGAGTACGGGCCGCAGGCCAGGGACGGGTCCGGCCGCTTAGCCGAGGTCTACCCTGCAGCGTCCCTCAAAGTCTGGGGTCTCCAGGCCCGTGGCTACAAAGGCCGGGGCACTCCTGAGTCCGAGCGTCTTGGTGTGCTTCTGGAGCAGCTGGTCGCGGCGGCGCCGTGGCTGGACCTTGCCGGCAACGAGGACCGGCTGGCTGCCTCTGACGACCTTATTGATGCGGTGATCGCCTCTTTGACCGCCCGCGCCGTGGCGGCGACCCAGACTCTCCGCCCACCGGACCTTTATGCTGCCGCAGCTCTAACCGAAGGCTGGATCCACGTTCCGTCCGGCCAGCTGGCCGATCTCTTGGCCTAG
- a CDS encoding carboxylesterase family protein, with amino-acid sequence MSSEPSNPPYFEPPYFAPPCGPITGWRDGEVVRATGIPYATAGRFQPPVAASDWTASYAATTLSPACPQGPVPFLDDVLGTRYGELPGSEDCQRLSITVPAGLANGEQVPVMVWLHGGSYTSGSGDLAIFDAKSLVSENRVIVVSVTYRLGLFGYLATGTGRPANLGLLDQLEAFRWVQRNIAAFGGDPGRVTAFGQSAGGDSVAHLMATPEAPSLFQRAIIQSAPLGITRGRHKMSRAMGIAAEAVTEDTPMLDVVDIEDHVSQVARKFGLMAAMPFGTQYGHAPLPPESRVEAAWNATAPGIEVLIGHTSGEARLFLPRSPVVSRLGKVPVLGAAAVRAINWAVTEAVYGRAARKFARRHARAGGKAYSYLLSWGAPGNFYRAAHTVDLPLLFGNQQTWAAAGLLKGATWDEIDAVGREMRRLWADFARGDGLGETGGIPGALQYRAAR; translated from the coding sequence GTGAGTTCCGAGCCTTCGAATCCCCCGTATTTTGAACCGCCGTATTTTGCGCCGCCGTGCGGGCCCATCACAGGGTGGCGGGACGGTGAGGTGGTTCGCGCCACCGGCATTCCCTATGCAACTGCAGGCCGCTTTCAACCTCCGGTTGCGGCGTCCGACTGGACCGCCAGCTATGCCGCCACCACCCTCTCGCCCGCCTGCCCGCAGGGCCCCGTTCCGTTCCTGGACGACGTCCTGGGCACCCGGTATGGCGAGCTCCCCGGAAGTGAGGACTGCCAGCGCCTGTCGATCACCGTTCCGGCCGGGCTTGCCAACGGCGAGCAGGTCCCGGTCATGGTGTGGCTGCATGGCGGCTCCTACACGTCGGGCTCCGGTGACCTGGCGATCTTTGACGCCAAGTCCCTGGTGTCCGAGAACCGGGTCATTGTGGTGTCCGTTACATACCGGCTGGGCCTGTTCGGGTATCTGGCCACCGGCACCGGCCGGCCCGCGAACCTCGGCCTGCTGGACCAGCTGGAAGCGTTCCGGTGGGTGCAGCGCAACATCGCGGCCTTCGGTGGGGATCCGGGGCGGGTCACAGCGTTCGGGCAGTCCGCAGGCGGCGACTCCGTAGCCCACCTCATGGCCACTCCGGAGGCGCCGTCCCTGTTCCAGCGGGCCATCATCCAGAGTGCACCGCTGGGGATCACCCGCGGCCGGCACAAGATGAGCCGCGCCATGGGCATCGCCGCCGAAGCCGTCACGGAGGACACCCCGATGTTGGACGTGGTGGACATCGAAGACCACGTGTCTCAGGTGGCCCGGAAGTTTGGCCTGATGGCGGCCATGCCGTTCGGCACCCAGTACGGGCACGCCCCGCTGCCGCCGGAATCACGCGTTGAGGCCGCCTGGAACGCCACGGCCCCGGGCATCGAAGTGCTGATCGGGCACACCTCCGGCGAGGCCCGCCTGTTCCTTCCCCGAAGTCCGGTGGTCAGCCGGCTGGGCAAGGTCCCGGTCCTCGGCGCGGCCGCCGTGCGGGCCATTAACTGGGCGGTGACGGAGGCTGTCTACGGCCGGGCAGCCCGGAAGTTTGCCCGCCGCCACGCCCGCGCGGGAGGCAAGGCCTACAGCTACCTGCTGTCCTGGGGCGCACCGGGAAACTTCTACCGCGCCGCACACACTGTTGATTTGCCGCTGCTCTTCGGAAACCAGCAGACCTGGGCCGCGGCAGGGCTCCTCAAGGGCGCAACCTGGGATGAAATCGACGCCGTGGGCCGCGAGATGCGCCGTCTGTGGGCTGACTTTGCCCGCGGCGACGGATTGGGTGAGACGGGCGGGATTCCCGGCGCGCTGCAGTACCGTGCGGCTCGATGA
- a CDS encoding inorganic diphosphatase, whose product MKHDVTIEIPKGSRVKYEVDHETGRVRLDRVLFTSMQYPTHYGFFENTLGEDGDPLDALVLLQDFDLHPGVIVESRPIGVFNMTDDGGGDAKVLCVPVDARFDHIQEISDVSEFLIKEIEHFFTRYKDLEPGKWVKAEGWGDRAAAEAELEASIKRYVPAAH is encoded by the coding sequence ATGAAGCATGACGTGACCATCGAGATCCCCAAGGGATCACGAGTCAAGTACGAAGTTGACCACGAGACCGGCCGCGTCCGCCTGGACCGCGTCCTCTTCACCTCCATGCAGTACCCCACGCACTACGGTTTCTTCGAGAACACCCTGGGCGAAGACGGCGACCCGCTGGACGCACTGGTGCTCCTGCAGGACTTCGATCTGCACCCCGGCGTCATCGTTGAGTCCCGCCCTATCGGCGTTTTCAACATGACCGACGACGGCGGCGGCGACGCCAAGGTCCTGTGCGTCCCGGTTGACGCCCGCTTTGACCACATCCAGGAAATCAGCGATGTCAGCGAATTCCTGATCAAGGAAATCGAGCACTTCTTCACCCGTTACAAGGACCTGGAGCCGGGCAAGTGGGTCAAGGCTGAGGGCTGGGGCGACCGCGCCGCCGCCGAGGCCGAGCTGGAAGCCTCCATCAAGCGTTACGTGCCGGCAGCGCACTAG
- the dacB gene encoding D-alanyl-D-alanine carboxypeptidase/D-alanyl-D-alanine-endopeptidase: MKETSRPAGIRAAFRGTVQRGLRAWPTALLLAVIVMLALPAAWLVAPAFVSPPPAATPEVPAWHQAPTALSARMGLSPLTESAPVPLPSAVAAQLDGLLKPDGDGSFTGLVQDALTGQVLFDRGGSESRIPASNMKLLTAVAALRAIGPDHRFNTKVLAGPAANQVVLTGGGDVLLGAGESAPNQVTGHAGIATLATATVNALQTAGTTGELTVLVDDSLFTGPTLNPAWADGDVAAGEVAPLYPLALNSARFDPAVTTGPRPQDSAITAAEAFAAQLKTAGAAAGLTVAAGVERYTAPSGDAPRAEEPAVLAAVQSATVGQQVDLMLQTSDNYLAEVLGRMASVAAGEPASNDGATGAVRAQLADLGIPTDTMRLADVSGLALGNQVSARQFAEVVRAITSGTDTRLRAALDGFPVAGLTGTLDTRYVNGSTARGAGLVRAKTGTLNSVIALSGYVVDADGRLLVFSFIGNDLKPGAAGNREALDRAATALAACGCR; encoded by the coding sequence ATGAAGGAAACATCGCGTCCCGCAGGGATAAGGGCTGCGTTCAGGGGCACGGTCCAGCGCGGACTGCGTGCTTGGCCCACCGCGCTGCTCCTGGCCGTGATCGTTATGCTGGCCCTCCCCGCCGCATGGCTGGTTGCCCCTGCTTTCGTCAGCCCCCCTCCTGCGGCGACACCCGAAGTGCCCGCCTGGCACCAGGCCCCCACCGCGCTTTCCGCCAGAATGGGCCTTTCTCCGCTCACGGAGTCGGCGCCCGTGCCGCTGCCCTCCGCGGTCGCCGCTCAATTGGACGGATTGTTAAAACCCGACGGCGACGGCAGCTTCACGGGGCTGGTCCAGGATGCGCTCACTGGCCAGGTCCTGTTTGACCGCGGCGGTTCGGAGAGCCGGATCCCCGCCTCCAATATGAAGCTGCTCACTGCCGTGGCTGCCCTCCGCGCAATCGGGCCGGACCACCGTTTCAACACCAAGGTCCTGGCCGGGCCCGCTGCCAACCAGGTGGTGCTCACCGGCGGGGGCGACGTCCTCCTGGGTGCCGGGGAATCCGCGCCCAACCAGGTGACGGGCCACGCCGGAATCGCCACCCTCGCCACCGCCACCGTGAACGCGCTCCAAACGGCAGGAACAACCGGCGAGCTGACGGTCCTGGTGGACGACTCGCTGTTCACCGGCCCAACGCTGAACCCCGCCTGGGCAGACGGGGACGTTGCCGCGGGCGAGGTTGCCCCGCTTTACCCGCTTGCGCTGAACTCGGCGCGCTTTGACCCGGCCGTGACCACCGGCCCCCGCCCGCAGGACTCAGCAATCACCGCCGCCGAGGCGTTTGCCGCGCAGCTCAAGACGGCGGGTGCCGCTGCGGGACTCACGGTAGCGGCCGGCGTCGAACGTTACACCGCACCCTCGGGCGATGCGCCCCGGGCAGAAGAGCCGGCGGTCCTTGCCGCGGTCCAGTCCGCCACGGTCGGCCAGCAGGTGGACCTCATGCTGCAGACCTCGGACAACTACCTGGCGGAGGTCCTGGGCCGGATGGCCTCGGTGGCTGCGGGGGAGCCCGCCAGCAACGACGGCGCCACCGGAGCAGTCCGCGCACAGCTCGCGGATTTGGGCATCCCTACGGACACCATGCGGCTCGCGGACGTGTCCGGGCTGGCGCTGGGCAACCAGGTCTCTGCCCGCCAGTTCGCGGAAGTGGTGCGTGCCATCACCAGCGGGACCGACACCCGTTTGCGGGCCGCGCTGGATGGATTTCCGGTCGCGGGGCTGACCGGAACACTGGACACCCGCTATGTCAATGGCTCCACGGCCCGCGGCGCCGGCCTGGTGCGGGCCAAGACCGGGACCCTGAATTCGGTCATCGCCCTCAGCGGCTACGTGGTGGACGCCGACGGCCGGCTCCTGGTCTTCTCCTTCATCGGCAACGACCTGAAGCCTGGCGCCGCCGGGAACCGGGAAGCCCTGGACCGAGCCGCCACGGCGCTCGCCGCCTGCGGCTGCCGCTGA
- a CDS encoding zinc-dependent metalloprotease: protein MESTARDSSAPASSSPAQALINWDLAASTAARLASAGPTLNSAEIGEAVDSLRRLADASVPHVHEITGLEAARDLRDSSVLVVDRASWAKANTQSFAVMLKPAMDKMLESRRGNVSPAAASVSGAITGSQLGAVLAFLSSKVLGQYDPFAALAEGSKAPAAGRLLLVAPNIVAVERELNVAPDDFRLWVCLHEQTHRVQFAAAPWLRHHMLSEIDNLSGHLLGNVDSLMERASAAARSLKDRTATGNTPGRGAILDLLQNPEEKASLSHLTAVMSLLEGHANVVMDAVDASIVPSVRTIRQRFTDRGKDRGVMEKFIRSLLGLDAKMRQYSDGAKFVRAVVDVAGMEGFNRVWESADNLPTEPEIHDAKLWVDRMGL from the coding sequence ATGGAGTCCACTGCGCGTGATTCGTCAGCCCCGGCATCGTCCAGCCCGGCCCAGGCCCTGATCAACTGGGACCTGGCCGCGTCCACGGCGGCCCGGCTGGCCTCGGCGGGGCCAACCCTCAACTCGGCGGAAATCGGCGAAGCCGTGGACAGCCTGCGCCGCCTAGCGGACGCCTCCGTCCCGCATGTCCACGAAATCACGGGCCTCGAAGCCGCACGGGACCTCCGAGACTCCTCTGTCCTGGTGGTGGACCGGGCCAGCTGGGCCAAGGCAAACACACAGAGCTTCGCCGTGATGCTCAAACCCGCCATGGACAAAATGCTCGAAAGCCGCCGCGGCAACGTCAGTCCGGCGGCGGCAAGCGTCAGCGGCGCCATCACGGGCAGCCAGCTCGGCGCTGTCCTGGCGTTCCTGTCCAGCAAGGTCCTGGGCCAGTACGATCCATTCGCCGCGTTGGCCGAGGGTTCCAAAGCGCCCGCCGCCGGCCGCCTGCTGCTTGTGGCGCCCAACATCGTGGCTGTGGAGCGCGAGCTCAACGTCGCACCGGACGATTTCAGGCTCTGGGTCTGCCTGCACGAACAGACTCACCGGGTGCAGTTCGCGGCTGCGCCCTGGCTCCGCCACCACATGCTTTCCGAGATCGACAACCTCAGCGGGCATCTGCTGGGCAACGTTGATTCGCTGATGGAGCGTGCCTCCGCCGCCGCACGTTCCCTCAAGGACCGGACCGCCACCGGCAATACTCCCGGACGCGGCGCCATCCTGGACCTGCTGCAGAACCCCGAGGAAAAGGCGTCACTGTCCCACCTGACGGCCGTGATGAGCCTGCTGGAGGGCCACGCCAACGTTGTGATGGACGCCGTCGACGCCAGCATCGTCCCTTCCGTCAGGACCATCAGGCAGCGCTTCACCGACCGCGGCAAGGACCGCGGCGTGATGGAGAAATTCATCCGCAGCCTCCTGGGCCTGGACGCCAAGATGCGCCAGTATTCCGACGGCGCCAAGTTTGTCCGCGCTGTAGTGGACGTCGCAGGGATGGAGGGCTTTAACCGGGTGTGGGAATCCGCGGACAACCTCCCGACCGAGCCTGAAATCCACGACGCCAAGCTGTGGGTCGACCGGATGGGCTTGTAG
- the tilS gene encoding tRNA lysidine(34) synthetase TilS: MVQNALADAGYPAHVLVACSGGPDSMALAAVAAYFARRGHVDGHPLTVGAVVVDHQLQEGSAQVAAATVQTLKELGLSPVDLRTVTVASTGMGPEAAARDARHAALEAAAQEHGAAAILLGHTLDDQAEQVLLGLARGSGTRSLAGMRPARGLLLRPFLGLRRADTLEICDVEDLEPWHDPSNADPSFARSRTRVEVLPMLEEKLGPGVAESLARTASILQLDADYLEDVADRTFAALAERSGPEVSLPEEALGELSPAIRFRVIAKAAADVGGQQPSYQRLLAAEALLRRQGSAGPVELPGGVSVYRLPLAELAQRDAAESRPDGPGGGAPVPREAARCGKLVFRPQKPPQE; the protein is encoded by the coding sequence ATGGTCCAGAACGCCCTGGCGGACGCCGGCTATCCGGCCCATGTGCTGGTGGCCTGCAGCGGTGGCCCGGATTCGATGGCCCTCGCTGCGGTGGCGGCCTATTTCGCCCGCCGCGGCCACGTTGACGGGCACCCACTGACGGTCGGCGCCGTCGTGGTCGACCACCAGCTGCAGGAGGGCTCGGCCCAGGTGGCTGCGGCAACAGTCCAGACACTGAAGGAACTGGGTCTTTCCCCGGTGGACCTCCGGACCGTCACCGTCGCCAGCACCGGGATGGGCCCGGAGGCCGCCGCCCGGGATGCCCGCCATGCAGCGTTGGAGGCGGCGGCCCAGGAGCACGGAGCCGCGGCCATCCTGCTCGGCCACACCCTGGACGACCAGGCCGAACAGGTCCTGCTGGGTCTTGCCCGCGGCTCCGGAACGCGCTCGCTTGCTGGAATGCGGCCTGCCCGCGGCCTGTTGCTCCGGCCCTTCCTCGGCCTGCGCCGCGCGGACACCCTGGAGATCTGCGACGTTGAGGATCTCGAGCCCTGGCACGATCCCAGCAATGCGGACCCGTCGTTTGCCCGCTCCCGGACCCGGGTGGAAGTACTGCCGATGCTCGAGGAAAAACTCGGGCCCGGCGTGGCTGAATCCCTGGCCCGGACAGCGTCCATCCTGCAGCTGGACGCCGACTATCTGGAGGACGTGGCAGATCGCACATTTGCAGCCTTGGCCGAGCGGTCCGGACCGGAGGTCAGCCTCCCGGAGGAGGCTCTGGGGGAACTTTCCCCGGCCATCAGGTTCCGGGTCATCGCCAAGGCAGCGGCCGACGTCGGGGGCCAACAGCCCAGCTACCAGCGCCTTCTGGCAGCGGAAGCGCTGCTGCGCCGGCAGGGTTCTGCCGGTCCCGTGGAGCTGCCTGGCGGGGTGAGCGTGTACCGGCTGCCCCTCGCCGAGCTGGCCCAGCGGGACGCTGCGGAATCGCGGCCCGACGGTCCCGGCGGCGGCGCCCCCGTTCCCCGTGAAGCGGCCCGCTGTGGGAAGCTAGTATTCCGGCCTCAAAAACCGCCCCAAGAATAG
- the hpt gene encoding hypoxanthine phosphoribosyltransferase, whose protein sequence is MDSIDVQADLKHVLYTKEQIQQRIAELAAQIDKDYEGREILLVGVLKGAVMVMADLARALHSHVSMDWMAVSSYGSGTQSSGVVRILKDLDTDLMGKDVLIVEDIIDSGLTLSWLKTNLESRGTASVEICTAFRKPTAAKVEIDVKYVGYDIPNEFVVGYGLDYAEKYRNLDFVGTLAPHVYE, encoded by the coding sequence GTGGATTCAATCGACGTCCAGGCAGACCTCAAGCACGTTCTCTACACCAAGGAACAGATCCAACAGCGGATCGCTGAGCTCGCTGCGCAGATCGACAAGGACTACGAAGGCCGCGAAATCCTTCTGGTCGGTGTACTCAAGGGCGCTGTGATGGTTATGGCCGACCTCGCCCGCGCGCTCCACAGCCACGTTTCGATGGACTGGATGGCAGTGTCCTCCTACGGCTCCGGCACCCAGTCCTCGGGTGTTGTCCGGATCCTCAAGGACCTGGACACGGACCTGATGGGCAAGGACGTCCTGATCGTCGAAGACATCATTGACTCTGGCCTGACCCTGTCCTGGCTGAAGACCAACCTGGAATCCCGCGGTACCGCTTCCGTGGAGATCTGCACCGCCTTCCGCAAGCCCACAGCCGCCAAGGTGGAGATCGACGTCAAGTACGTCGGCTACGACATCCCCAACGAGTTCGTAGTGGGCTACGGCCTGGATTACGCCGAAAAGTACCGCAACCTGGACTTCGTGGGCACCCTCGCCCCGCATGTTTACGAGTAA
- a CDS encoding ABC transporter substrate-binding protein: MSTRKTINRFATIGGLCTAVALAATGCGAGGPTNSGSAASTVNVLVEAGGHAELTGVAEQCKKDAGIDVNFVELPYDGMFNRLSSEFSSGNVSFDVAALDSVWLPSFKDAVQPIDELFTDEAKKDIFPALVKEANVDGHFIGMPAWTNAEIILYRTDLFEDAANKDGFKAKYGYDLAAPTTWQQYKDISEFFTKDGMYGTDVKGGVETEWLAHVLQAGSPMVLDENNKVVIDNAAHKEALDFYTSLTSYAPPGAAQVDWAAAQNLFNQGKTAMTRFWAHAYRQIPKDAPVAGKVGAAPMIGGSAGVAGVPGPWYLSVPKATKNTDNAKKFVKCAYDYNSLGIESSLGLASRISAFEKYQDKAGYESFGPLITTLNGKATATRPATEKWQQIVDTVLVPLLQKAVAGGDSTALLADAKKQIQDLLK, translated from the coding sequence ATGTCCACTCGAAAGACAATCAACAGGTTCGCCACCATCGGCGGCCTCTGCACCGCCGTCGCACTTGCGGCCACCGGGTGCGGCGCTGGGGGCCCGACGAACTCGGGTAGCGCCGCCAGCACCGTCAACGTCCTGGTGGAGGCCGGCGGCCACGCCGAGCTGACAGGCGTGGCCGAGCAGTGCAAGAAGGACGCGGGAATCGACGTCAACTTCGTCGAACTGCCCTATGACGGCATGTTCAACCGGCTCTCCAGCGAGTTCTCCTCCGGCAACGTCTCCTTCGACGTCGCTGCACTGGACTCCGTGTGGCTGCCCAGCTTCAAGGACGCCGTCCAGCCCATCGACGAACTCTTCACCGACGAGGCCAAGAAGGACATTTTCCCGGCCCTCGTCAAGGAAGCCAACGTGGACGGCCACTTCATCGGCATGCCCGCCTGGACCAACGCCGAAATCATCCTCTACCGCACGGATCTCTTTGAAGACGCCGCGAACAAGGATGGCTTCAAGGCCAAGTACGGCTACGACCTCGCGGCTCCCACCACCTGGCAGCAGTACAAGGACATCTCCGAGTTCTTCACCAAGGACGGCATGTACGGAACCGACGTCAAGGGCGGCGTCGAGACCGAATGGCTGGCCCACGTCCTTCAGGCCGGCTCCCCGATGGTCCTGGACGAAAACAACAAGGTGGTCATCGACAACGCGGCCCACAAGGAAGCACTGGACTTCTACACCAGCCTGACCAGCTATGCGCCTCCGGGTGCCGCGCAGGTGGACTGGGCCGCTGCGCAGAACCTGTTCAACCAGGGCAAGACCGCCATGACCCGCTTCTGGGCCCACGCCTACCGCCAGATCCCCAAGGATGCACCGGTCGCCGGCAAGGTGGGCGCGGCTCCGATGATCGGCGGCAGCGCCGGCGTGGCCGGTGTTCCCGGTCCCTGGTACCTCTCCGTCCCCAAGGCCACCAAGAACACGGACAACGCCAAGAAGTTCGTCAAGTGCGCCTACGACTACAACAGCCTGGGCATCGAGTCCAGCCTGGGCCTCGCCTCGCGCATCTCGGCCTTCGAGAAGTACCAGGACAAGGCCGGGTATGAGAGCTTCGGCCCGTTGATCACAACACTCAACGGCAAGGCCACGGCCACCCGGCCGGCAACCGAAAAGTGGCAGCAGATCGTCGACACCGTCCTGGTGCCGCTCCTGCAGAAAGCCGTGGCCGGCGGGGACTCCACCGCCCTCCTGGCTGACGCCAAGAAGCAGATCCAGGACCTCCTCAAGTAA